A window of Longispora fulva contains these coding sequences:
- a CDS encoding CIS tube protein — MSGPVTFTAAGTSTHRNPGGGRDGAPASLQRAFLERREPPPGGGTAAPSSTVIDTIDFQFNPKELNLTKAAKWGRNPQAKAKKAGPPEFLGSEPAKLSLELFFDATEKMDDAVVNAVEKLFSCTVPYKKFPTPPWVIFHWGGLTSFAGFLKTVTAKYTLFTPGGMPVRAVCTASLEEISGEQGGQNPTSGALAARDVHVVVAGDTLQSVAHRAYGNAALWRAVAEANGVDDPLRLAPGRRLLVPGMEELDHGQ; from the coding sequence ATGAGTGGGCCGGTCACGTTCACCGCCGCCGGCACCTCGACGCACCGCAACCCGGGCGGCGGGCGCGACGGCGCGCCGGCGAGCCTGCAACGGGCGTTCCTGGAGCGCCGCGAGCCCCCGCCGGGCGGCGGGACCGCCGCCCCCAGCAGCACGGTCATCGACACCATCGACTTCCAGTTCAACCCGAAGGAGCTCAACCTCACCAAGGCAGCCAAGTGGGGCCGCAACCCGCAGGCGAAGGCGAAGAAGGCCGGTCCGCCGGAGTTCCTCGGCTCCGAACCGGCGAAGCTGTCGCTGGAACTGTTCTTCGACGCCACCGAGAAGATGGACGACGCGGTCGTGAACGCGGTGGAGAAGCTCTTCTCGTGCACGGTGCCGTACAAGAAGTTCCCCACCCCGCCGTGGGTGATCTTCCACTGGGGCGGCCTGACCAGCTTCGCGGGCTTCCTGAAGACGGTCACGGCGAAGTACACCCTGTTCACGCCGGGTGGCATGCCGGTACGCGCGGTGTGCACGGCGAGCCTGGAGGAGATCTCCGGCGAGCAGGGCGGCCAGAACCCGACCTCCGGCGCGCTCGCCGCCCGCGACGTGCACGTGGTCGTCGCCGGCGACACCCTGCAGTCGGTGGCCCACCGCGCCTACGGCAACGCCGCCCTGTGGCGGGCCGTCGCTGAGGCCAACGGGGTCGACGACCCGCTGCGGCTGGCTCCCGGGCGCCGGCTGCTCGTACCGGGGATGGAGGAACTCGACCATGGCCAATGA
- a CDS encoding phage tail protein, which produces MAGRPDVEAVAVSFLVTVDRNSLGAFNSCEGLGVEVVMEQREEGGQNGWVWQLPTRIKYPNIKLTRPVTADSKKITDWFAGMSNGVKRMTAVIEARNPLGEKIASWGLHGVVPVRWTGPQLTHDSPKVAMETLELAHHGFVST; this is translated from the coding sequence ATGGCTGGTAGGCCCGACGTCGAGGCGGTGGCGGTCTCGTTCCTGGTGACCGTCGACCGCAACAGCCTGGGCGCGTTCAACAGCTGCGAGGGCCTCGGTGTCGAGGTCGTCATGGAACAGCGGGAGGAGGGCGGGCAGAACGGGTGGGTGTGGCAGTTGCCGACCCGGATCAAGTACCCGAACATCAAGCTCACCCGGCCGGTCACCGCCGACAGCAAGAAGATCACGGACTGGTTCGCCGGCATGTCCAACGGGGTGAAGCGGATGACGGCCGTGATCGAGGCCCGCAACCCGCTCGGCGAGAAGATCGCGTCCTGGGGCCTGCACGGGGTGGTGCCGGTCCGGTGGACGGGACCGCAGCTCACCCACGACAGCCCCAAGGTGGCCATGGAGACCCTGGAGTTGGCGCACCACGGGTTCGTGTCGACATGA